From Nocardioides daedukensis, the proteins below share one genomic window:
- a CDS encoding ABC transporter ATP-binding protein, with protein sequence MSGMGATWRNLRADRGVLSNRLDRGTVRRVLAFARPHRRLITAFLLITVVEACLVVVTPLLVQRIVDDGVLRGDVGLVAWLAGGMALTALIGGVLAVFSGWFSSRIGEGLIFDLRTQVFAHVQRQSIAFFTRTQTGALVSRLNNDVIGAQRAFTSTLSSTVSNSISVLVVGIAMFALSWRVTLVCLLLFPVLLLASRWVSDKLAGLTREQMDGNADLGNAMTERFNVGGAMLLKLFGQRDREDKHFAVRAAVVRDLGVRISLITRIFAAVMMTVPALATALVYGVGGYLAIQGDLSVGTMLALATLLLRLLGPLQGLSNVRIDVMTALVSFERVFEVLDLPSQIQERIDPVDLPNRASSVEFENVSFSYPRAEEVSLASLEVVARSESRDSGPVLHDISFTAAPGEMVALVGPSGAGKTTITHLVARLYDATAGTVRVGGHDVRDVSLESLEAIVGYVTQDSHMFHDTIGANLRYAKRDATDDEIWAVLEQARIADLVRLLPDGLDTVVGDRGYRLSGGERQRLAIARLLLKAPAVVVLDEATAHLDSESEAAVQRALKAALAGRTSLVIAHRLSTVRSADRILVVDGGRVVESGTHQDLLALDGLYSVLHRTQLIDDLAEPVT encoded by the coding sequence ATGAGCGGCATGGGTGCCACGTGGCGCAACCTGCGGGCCGATCGTGGGGTCCTGAGCAACCGCCTGGACCGTGGCACGGTCCGCCGGGTGCTCGCCTTCGCTCGTCCGCACCGCCGGTTGATCACGGCCTTCCTGCTGATCACCGTTGTCGAGGCCTGTCTTGTGGTGGTCACGCCGCTGCTGGTGCAGCGGATCGTGGACGACGGGGTGCTCCGCGGCGACGTCGGGCTGGTTGCCTGGTTGGCGGGTGGGATGGCCCTCACCGCGCTGATCGGCGGGGTGCTCGCGGTCTTCAGCGGTTGGTTCTCCTCGCGGATCGGTGAGGGACTGATCTTCGACCTGCGCACGCAGGTCTTCGCGCACGTCCAGAGGCAGTCGATCGCGTTCTTCACCCGCACCCAGACCGGCGCCCTGGTCTCGCGACTCAACAACGACGTCATCGGTGCCCAGCGGGCATTCACGTCCACGCTGTCGAGCACAGTGTCCAACTCCATCTCCGTGCTCGTCGTCGGCATCGCGATGTTCGCGCTGAGCTGGCGGGTGACCTTGGTCTGCCTGCTGCTCTTCCCGGTGCTGCTCCTGGCCTCGCGCTGGGTGAGTGACAAGCTCGCGGGCCTGACCCGTGAGCAGATGGACGGCAACGCCGACCTCGGCAACGCGATGACCGAGCGGTTCAACGTCGGCGGCGCGATGCTGCTCAAGCTCTTCGGACAGCGGGACCGGGAGGACAAGCACTTCGCGGTCCGGGCCGCCGTGGTCCGCGACCTGGGTGTGCGGATCTCGTTGATCACCCGGATCTTCGCGGCCGTGATGATGACCGTGCCTGCGCTGGCCACCGCGCTGGTCTACGGAGTCGGCGGATATCTCGCCATCCAGGGAGACCTCAGCGTCGGGACCATGCTGGCCCTGGCCACGCTGCTGCTGCGGTTGCTCGGTCCGCTGCAGGGCTTGTCCAACGTGCGCATCGACGTGATGACGGCGCTGGTCAGCTTCGAGCGCGTCTTCGAGGTGCTCGACCTGCCCTCCCAGATCCAGGAGCGAATCGACCCGGTCGACCTGCCCAACCGGGCCTCGAGCGTCGAGTTCGAGAACGTCTCGTTCAGCTATCCCCGGGCCGAGGAGGTGTCCTTGGCGTCGCTGGAAGTGGTCGCACGCAGTGAGTCACGCGACTCCGGGCCGGTCCTGCACGACATCAGCTTCACCGCGGCACCCGGGGAGATGGTGGCCCTGGTCGGTCCCTCGGGCGCCGGCAAGACCACGATCACGCACCTCGTGGCCCGGCTCTACGATGCGACGGCCGGGACAGTGCGCGTCGGAGGGCACGACGTCCGCGACGTCTCCCTGGAGTCGCTGGAGGCCATCGTCGGCTATGTCACCCAGGACTCACACATGTTCCACGACACCATTGGCGCCAACCTCCGCTATGCCAAGCGGGACGCCACCGACGACGAGATCTGGGCGGTGCTCGAGCAGGCCCGGATCGCCGACCTGGTCCGGTTGCTGCCCGACGGCCTCGACACGGTCGTGGGGGACCGCGGCTACCGACTCTCCGGTGGTGAACGGCAGCGTCTGGCCATTGCCCGGCTCCTGCTCAAGGCGCCTGCCGTGGTCGTCCTCGACGAGGCCACCGCCCACCTCGACTCGGAGTCCGAGGCCGCCGTCCAGCGTGCCCTGAAGGCCGCCCTGGCCGGACGTACGTCGCTGGTGATCGCGCACCGACTCTCGACGGTCCGCTCGGCCGACCGGATCCTGGTCGTCGACGGTGGACGCGTCGTCGAGTCGGGCACCCACCAGGACCTGCTGGCGCTCGACGGCCTCTACTCGGTGCTGCACCGGACCCAGCTGATCGACGACCTGGCCGAGCCCGTCACCTGA
- the abc-f gene encoding ribosomal protection-like ABC-F family protein: MITAQQLEVRAGARLLMENVNFRVAAGDKVGLVGRNGAGKTTLTKILAQEAQPASGKVLTSGEIGYLPQDPRTGDPEVLAMDRILSARGLDDVVRRLRTAEIEMASEDPVVSERAMKRYTNADNELHANGGYAAESEASTIASSLGIEDRILTQPLKTLSGGQRRRVELARILFSSAETMLLDEPTNHLDVDSIVWLREFLKGYKGGLIVISHDNELLESTVNKVMHLDANRGEIDVYNMGWKNYLKQRETDERRRKRERVNAETKAKTLTDQANRMRAKASKASAAQSMLKRAEKMMSGLEGERQADKVAKIKFPAPAPCGKTPLTAKELSKSYGSLEVFMDVDLAIDKGSRVVILGFNGAGKTTMLRILAGVDEPDTGEVIPGHGLKVGYYAQEHETLDVNRTVLENMQAAAPQLTDTEARSVLGSFLFSGDDAHKMAGVLSGGEKTRLALASLVVSSANVLLLDEPTNNLDPASREEVLAAIRTYQGAIILVTHDEGAVRALEPDRVLLLPDGDEDLWNEGYADLVSLA; the protein is encoded by the coding sequence ATGATCACCGCCCAGCAACTCGAAGTCCGCGCCGGTGCTCGCCTCCTCATGGAGAACGTGAACTTCCGCGTCGCTGCCGGTGACAAGGTCGGTCTCGTGGGGCGAAACGGCGCCGGAAAGACCACCCTGACCAAGATCCTCGCCCAGGAGGCGCAGCCGGCCTCGGGCAAGGTGCTGACCTCCGGGGAGATCGGCTATCTGCCGCAGGACCCGCGCACCGGCGACCCCGAGGTCCTGGCGATGGACCGCATCCTGTCGGCACGCGGCCTGGATGACGTCGTACGCCGTCTCCGCACCGCCGAGATCGAGATGGCCTCGGAAGACCCGGTCGTCTCCGAGCGCGCCATGAAGCGCTACACCAACGCCGACAACGAGCTTCACGCCAACGGTGGCTATGCCGCCGAGTCCGAGGCGTCGACGATCGCCAGCAGCCTGGGCATCGAGGACCGGATCCTGACCCAACCGCTCAAGACGTTGTCCGGCGGTCAGCGCCGACGCGTCGAGCTGGCTCGGATCCTCTTCTCCAGCGCCGAGACAATGCTGCTGGACGAGCCGACGAACCACCTCGACGTGGACTCGATCGTCTGGCTGCGGGAGTTCCTGAAGGGCTACAAGGGTGGCCTGATCGTGATCTCGCACGACAACGAGCTGCTCGAGTCCACCGTCAACAAGGTGATGCACCTCGACGCGAACCGTGGCGAGATCGACGTCTACAACATGGGGTGGAAGAACTACCTCAAGCAGCGCGAGACCGACGAGCGACGCCGCAAGCGCGAGCGGGTCAACGCCGAGACCAAGGCCAAGACCCTCACCGACCAGGCCAACCGGATGCGAGCCAAGGCGAGCAAGGCCTCGGCCGCGCAATCGATGCTGAAGCGGGCCGAGAAGATGATGTCCGGCCTCGAGGGGGAGCGTCAGGCCGACAAGGTCGCGAAGATCAAGTTCCCGGCCCCGGCGCCGTGCGGGAAGACTCCGCTCACCGCCAAGGAATTGTCCAAGTCCTACGGATCCCTCGAGGTCTTCATGGACGTCGACCTGGCCATCGACAAGGGCAGCCGGGTCGTGATCCTCGGCTTCAACGGTGCCGGCAAGACCACCATGCTGCGGATCCTCGCGGGCGTCGACGAGCCGGACACCGGTGAGGTGATCCCCGGCCACGGCCTCAAGGTCGGCTACTACGCCCAGGAGCACGAGACGCTGGACGTGAACCGCACCGTCCTGGAGAACATGCAGGCTGCGGCTCCCCAGCTCACCGACACCGAGGCCCGCAGCGTGCTGGGTTCCTTCCTCTTCTCCGGCGACGACGCCCACAAGATGGCCGGCGTCCTCTCCGGCGGGGAGAAGACCAGGCTCGCCCTGGCCAGCCTGGTCGTCTCCAGCGCCAACGTCCTGCTCCTCGACGAGCCCACCAACAACCTGGACCCCGCCTCGCGCGAGGAGGTGCTGGCCGCGATCCGCACCTATCAGGGCGCGATCATCCTCGTCACCCACGACGAGGGCGCGGTCCGAGCACTCGAGCCCGACCGGGTCCTGCTCCTGCCCGATGGCGACGAGGACCTCTGGAACGAGGGGTACGCCGACCTGGTCTCCCTCGCCTGA
- the ypfJ gene encoding KPN_02809 family neutral zinc metallopeptidase, producing the protein MRFNPKARIDSGKVSGASGGGGGGGFGGGGGRIPIPGGKAGGGGIIGFIIVVAIVLFQMFASGGDGGGGASHNNAGGVDGSLYEDCKTGEDANTDENCARKAVLLLLEDFWSQQFKGGFKAAPTRTFSGSVNTACGGASSSVGPFYCPGDQTIYLDPAFFDQVLEGQLGGKGGDFVEPYVLGHEYGHHIQNITGQMKNVRTQQGANSDAVKLELQADCYAGLWTHHVESLKDDNGEQILDLDDADIEEAVGAAYTVGDDHIQEVTGGRVDADKWTHGSSEQRIEWFRKGFDSGKYEACNIWK; encoded by the coding sequence ATGCGTTTCAATCCCAAGGCACGCATCGACTCGGGCAAGGTCTCGGGAGCATCCGGCGGTGGCGGTGGCGGCGGCTTCGGGGGTGGTGGCGGCAGGATTCCGATCCCCGGTGGCAAGGCGGGCGGCGGCGGCATCATCGGCTTCATCATCGTCGTCGCGATCGTGCTGTTCCAGATGTTCGCCAGCGGTGGCGATGGTGGTGGCGGCGCCTCGCACAACAACGCCGGCGGTGTCGACGGCAGCCTCTATGAGGACTGCAAGACAGGTGAGGACGCCAACACCGACGAGAACTGTGCCCGCAAGGCCGTGCTCCTTCTGCTGGAGGACTTCTGGTCCCAGCAGTTCAAGGGCGGGTTCAAGGCGGCACCCACACGCACCTTCAGCGGCTCGGTGAACACAGCCTGCGGTGGCGCCAGCTCGTCAGTCGGTCCGTTCTACTGCCCCGGAGACCAAACCATCTATCTCGATCCGGCCTTCTTCGACCAGGTCCTCGAGGGCCAGCTCGGCGGCAAGGGCGGTGACTTCGTGGAGCCCTACGTCCTGGGCCACGAATATGGCCACCACATCCAGAACATCACCGGACAGATGAAGAACGTCCGGACCCAGCAGGGCGCGAACAGCGACGCGGTGAAGCTGGAGCTCCAGGCCGACTGCTATGCCGGGCTGTGGACCCATCACGTCGAATCGCTCAAGGACGACAACGGCGAGCAGATCCTCGACCTCGACGACGCCGACATCGAGGAGGCCGTGGGTGCGGCCTACACCGTCGGCGACGACCACATCCAGGAAGTCACCGGCGGCCGGGTGGACGCCGACAAGTGGACGCACGGATCGTCGGAGCAGCGGATCGAGTGGTTCCGCAAGGGCTTCGACTCCGGGAAGTACGAGGCCTGCAACATCTGGAAGTGA
- a CDS encoding phosphotransferase: MWEPEPGWQRLSGGMGASTVGVWRDGDRVAKRIEAPLRGDPADLSDPSHFAWWRRAAEIAASGLVDETPGLRAPACLGIDEDQDGITLWQEYVEPVALPGPFLARALGRFAGTPLPEVSWLARNQLADRLARIERRGGWTTLARTTVADVADRLWTRRPVHLATLDALPRVLQHGDPVPANLISRAGEDVVAIDWSTLGVGAVGADLGYLSLTAREDFAVLAEAYADGLPSGVATPTEVVHGARINAVYTAVSRAEWALARVAGGPGALAGKYRHPSVAPYLRSLQRLFAQVEALL, translated from the coding sequence ATGTGGGAACCCGAACCCGGTTGGCAGCGCCTGTCCGGCGGAATGGGTGCGTCCACCGTCGGCGTGTGGCGCGACGGCGACCGGGTCGCCAAGCGGATCGAGGCCCCTCTGCGCGGTGATCCGGCGGACCTGTCGGACCCGTCGCACTTCGCGTGGTGGCGCCGGGCGGCCGAGATCGCGGCCAGCGGGCTGGTCGACGAGACACCAGGCCTGCGTGCCCCGGCCTGCCTGGGCATCGATGAGGACCAGGACGGCATCACCCTGTGGCAGGAGTACGTCGAGCCCGTGGCGCTGCCCGGGCCGTTCCTGGCCCGCGCACTCGGCCGGTTCGCGGGCACCCCGCTGCCCGAGGTGTCCTGGCTGGCGCGCAACCAGCTGGCCGACCGGCTGGCCAGGATCGAGCGCCGTGGGGGATGGACGACCCTGGCCCGCACCACCGTCGCGGACGTCGCGGATCGGTTGTGGACCCGACGCCCCGTCCACCTGGCCACCCTGGACGCGCTGCCCCGGGTGCTGCAGCACGGCGATCCGGTGCCGGCAAACCTGATCTCCCGCGCGGGCGAGGACGTGGTCGCGATCGACTGGTCGACCCTGGGTGTCGGCGCCGTGGGTGCCGACCTGGGCTACCTCTCGTTGACGGCACGCGAGGACTTCGCGGTCCTGGCCGAGGCCTATGCCGACGGTCTGCCCTCCGGGGTGGCGACGCCGACCGAAGTGGTCCACGGTGCCCGGATCAACGCCGTCTACACCGCGGTGAGTCGGGCGGAGTGGGCACTCGCCAGGGTGGCGGGCGGCCCCGGCGCACTGGCCGGGAAATATCGTCATCCATCCGTCGCGCCCTACCTGCGCTCGCTGCAACGACTCTTCGCACAGGTCGAGGCGCTGCTCTGA
- a CDS encoding acVLRF1 family peptidyl-tRNA hydrolase produces the protein MDSRSLLLPPARLERWVENFGAGHGGCEIAVAQGALTGTGGDGSTFTAHLPFGRSYGNSADVDGFVAACAPPSPWGILLVRKGGFAVARLEADRIAESKVGQRHVQGRTKAGGQSQQRFARRRDNQAREAYAAAAGHAARILDAEMVLVTGGDRDAIGVVLEDPRLRSLAEWVVEPFLAVPDPRRSVLESAIADAMSVRMSVTNT, from the coding sequence GTGGACTCCCGGTCGTTGTTGCTGCCCCCGGCCCGCCTCGAGCGCTGGGTGGAGAACTTCGGTGCCGGGCACGGGGGCTGCGAGATCGCGGTGGCCCAGGGAGCACTCACCGGCACAGGCGGTGACGGGTCCACGTTCACCGCCCACCTGCCGTTCGGTCGGAGCTATGGCAACTCAGCCGACGTCGACGGGTTCGTGGCCGCCTGTGCGCCACCCTCGCCGTGGGGGATCCTGCTGGTCCGCAAGGGCGGGTTCGCAGTGGCGCGGCTCGAGGCCGACCGGATCGCAGAGTCGAAGGTGGGCCAGCGCCACGTGCAGGGACGCACCAAGGCCGGCGGGCAGAGCCAGCAGCGCTTCGCCCGACGTCGCGACAACCAGGCGCGCGAGGCCTATGCGGCGGCTGCCGGTCACGCGGCCCGCATCCTCGACGCCGAGATGGTCCTGGTCACCGGGGGAGACCGGGACGCCATCGGCGTTGTCCTGGAAGACCCACGGCTCCGCTCGCTGGCCGAGTGGGTGGTGGAGCCGTTCCTCGCGGTGCCGGACCCACGACGTTCCGTGCTGGAAAGCGCGATCGCGGACGCCATGTCTGTCAGGATGAGTGTCACCAACACCTGA
- a CDS encoding metal-sulfur cluster assembly factor — translation MADHSDIPETAPGGSTVTVDDVTEAMKDVVDPELGINVVDLGLVYDLHLDESSNLVIDMTLTSAACPLTDVIQDQTNSALEGLVNDVAINWVWMPPWGPDKITDDGREQLRALGFNV, via the coding sequence ATGGCTGACCACAGTGACATTCCCGAAACCGCCCCCGGCGGCTCGACCGTGACCGTCGACGACGTGACCGAGGCGATGAAGGACGTCGTCGACCCCGAGCTCGGCATCAACGTCGTCGACCTCGGCCTGGTCTATGACCTCCACCTCGACGAGTCGTCCAACCTGGTCATCGACATGACTTTGACCTCGGCAGCCTGCCCGCTGACCGACGTCATCCAGGACCAGACCAACAGCGCACTCGAGGGCCTGGTCAACGACGTCGCGATCAACTGGGTCTGGATGCCCCCGTGGGGCCCGGACAAGATCACCGACGACGGTCGCGAGCAGCTGCGCGCCCTCGGCTTCAACGTCTGA
- the sufU gene encoding Fe-S cluster assembly sulfur transfer protein SufU, whose protein sequence is MNSDLDALYQEIILDHYKNPLNKGLRDPFEAEVHHVNPTCGDEVTLRVHVADDVVQDISYDSVGCSISQASASVMTDLLIGKSVDDAMSVLTSFQELMQGRGTVEPDEDVLEDGIAFAGVAKFPARVKCALLSWMAWKDATAQAIDKESTHG, encoded by the coding sequence ATGAATTCTGATCTTGATGCCCTCTACCAGGAAATCATCCTGGACCACTACAAGAACCCGCTGAACAAGGGACTGCGCGACCCCTTCGAGGCGGAGGTGCACCACGTCAACCCGACCTGCGGCGACGAAGTCACCCTCCGCGTCCACGTCGCCGACGATGTCGTGCAGGACATCTCCTATGACTCGGTCGGTTGCTCGATCTCCCAGGCCTCGGCCTCGGTGATGACCGACCTGCTGATCGGCAAGAGCGTCGACGACGCCATGTCGGTCCTGACCTCGTTCCAGGAGCTGATGCAGGGACGAGGCACCGTTGAACCCGACGAGGACGTCCTCGAGGACGGCATCGCCTTTGCCGGAGTGGCGAAGTTCCCCGCGCGCGTGAAGTGCGCACTACTGTCGTGGATGGCCTGGAAGGACGCCACGGCGCAGGCCATCGACAAGGAGAGCACCCATGGCTGA
- a CDS encoding cysteine desulfurase produces the protein MQGLLPELEVIRNDFPILQRRLAGDLPLVYLDSANTSQKPQVVIDTMVDHLERHNANVARAMHQLGAESSEAFEDARDKIAAFINAPSRDEVIFTKNASEALNLVANTLLWAKGDWSDGVGAIGEGDEVVITEMEHHSNIVPWQLLTERKGATLRWFGLTEDGQLDLAGIDSLITERTRVVSLTWVSNMLGTINPIAEIARRAKSVGALVVVDASQAVPQMPVDMAELAAAGVDLLVFTGHKVVGPTGIGVLWGRREILDQLPVFLGGGEMIETVTMEKSTYAQIPHKFEAGTPPIVEAIGLGAAVEYLGHVGMNNIREHEHAITAYALDGLATVPGLSVLGPRDAKLRGGAISFELDGVHPHDVAQVLDSRGVAVRAGHHCAKPAHKRYGVQASTRASSYLYTTPGEIDALVDALEYTRSYFKLD, from the coding sequence ATGCAAGGACTCCTCCCTGAGCTGGAAGTCATCCGCAACGACTTCCCGATCCTGCAGCGTCGCCTGGCCGGCGACCTGCCGCTGGTCTACCTCGACAGCGCCAACACCTCGCAGAAGCCGCAGGTGGTGATCGACACGATGGTCGACCACCTCGAGCGGCACAACGCGAACGTGGCGCGTGCGATGCACCAGCTCGGGGCGGAGTCGTCGGAGGCGTTCGAGGACGCCCGCGACAAGATCGCGGCATTCATCAACGCGCCTTCGCGCGACGAGGTCATCTTCACCAAGAACGCCTCGGAGGCGCTCAACCTGGTCGCGAACACGCTGTTGTGGGCGAAGGGTGACTGGTCGGACGGTGTCGGCGCCATCGGCGAGGGCGACGAGGTGGTCATCACCGAGATGGAGCACCACTCCAACATCGTCCCGTGGCAGTTGCTCACCGAGCGCAAGGGGGCGACCCTGCGCTGGTTCGGGCTCACCGAGGACGGCCAGCTCGACCTGGCCGGGATCGACTCGCTGATCACCGAGCGGACCCGCGTCGTGTCCTTGACCTGGGTGTCGAACATGCTCGGCACGATCAACCCCATCGCTGAGATCGCCCGTCGGGCGAAGTCGGTCGGTGCCCTGGTCGTGGTGGACGCCTCGCAGGCGGTTCCGCAGATGCCGGTCGACATGGCCGAGCTGGCCGCGGCCGGTGTCGACCTGCTCGTCTTCACCGGGCACAAGGTCGTCGGCCCCACCGGGATCGGTGTGCTCTGGGGGCGTCGCGAGATCCTCGACCAGCTCCCTGTCTTCCTGGGCGGTGGCGAGATGATCGAGACCGTCACCATGGAGAAGTCGACCTACGCCCAGATCCCGCACAAGTTCGAGGCCGGCACCCCGCCCATCGTCGAGGCGATCGGGCTGGGGGCTGCAGTCGAATATCTCGGCCACGTGGGGATGAACAACATCCGCGAGCACGAGCACGCGATCACCGCCTACGCGCTCGACGGACTGGCCACCGTGCCCGGCCTGAGCGTGCTGGGTCCGCGGGACGCCAAGCTGCGTGGCGGGGCGATCTCCTTCGAGCTCGACGGCGTGCACCCGCACGACGTCGCCCAGGTCCTCGACTCGCGAGGAGTCGCGGTGCGTGCCGGTCACCACTGCGCGAAGCCTGCGCACAAGCGCTACGGCGTACAGGCCTCGACCCGCGCGTCGTCCTACCTCTACACCACGCCGGGTGAGATCGATGCCCTCGTGGACGCGCTGGAATACACCCGCTCCTACTTCAAGTTGGACTGA
- the sufC gene encoding Fe-S cluster assembly ATPase SufC: MSTLEINDLHVSVETEDGPKEILKGVTLSIKDGETHAIMGPNGSGKSTLAYSIAGHPKYTVTSGTVHLDGEDVLEMSVDERARAGLFLAMQYPVEVPGVSVSNFLRTAKTAIDGEAPKLRTWVKDVNATLEKLDLDASFGTRSVNEGFSGGEKKRHEIAQLELLNPKVAVLDETDSGLDIDALKVVSEGVNRFSEAKDKGVLLITHYTRILRYIKPDFVHVFVAGKVAESGGPELADELEANGYDKYVKAAV; this comes from the coding sequence ATGAGCACCCTGGAGATCAACGACCTGCACGTCTCCGTCGAGACCGAGGACGGCCCCAAGGAAATCCTCAAGGGCGTCACCTTGAGCATCAAGGACGGCGAGACGCACGCGATCATGGGCCCCAACGGGTCCGGCAAGTCCACCCTGGCCTACTCGATCGCCGGCCACCCGAAGTACACCGTCACCAGCGGCACGGTCCACCTCGACGGTGAGGACGTCCTCGAGATGTCCGTCGACGAGCGCGCCCGCGCCGGCCTCTTCCTCGCCATGCAGTACCCCGTCGAGGTCCCCGGCGTCTCGGTGTCGAACTTCCTGCGCACCGCCAAGACCGCCATCGACGGTGAGGCCCCCAAGCTCCGCACCTGGGTCAAGGACGTCAACGCCACCCTCGAGAAGCTCGACCTCGATGCCTCCTTCGGCACCCGCTCGGTCAACGAGGGCTTCTCCGGTGGTGAGAAGAAGCGCCACGAGATCGCCCAGCTCGAGCTGCTGAACCCGAAGGTCGCCGTCCTCGACGAGACCGACTCGGGCCTCGACATCGACGCGCTCAAGGTCGTCTCGGAGGGCGTGAACCGCTTCTCGGAGGCCAAGGACAAGGGCGTCCTGCTGATCACGCACTACACGCGGATCCTGCGCTACATCAAGCCCGACTTCGTCCACGTCTTCGTCGCCGGCAAGGTTGCCGAGTCGGGCGGTCCCGAGCTGGCCGACGAGCTCGAGGCCAACGGCTACGACAAGTACGTCAAGGCTGCGGTCTGA
- a CDS encoding non-heme iron oxygenase ferredoxin subunit, whose product MAFVRACAATEVPEDEALGVSLDGLDVAIARDGDEFFAVQDLCSHAAVPLSEGEVANCTIECWLHGSTFDLRTGKPTILPATEPISTFAVEVRGDEVFVDTSEPLNGVKPS is encoded by the coding sequence ATGGCGTTCGTCCGTGCCTGCGCGGCCACCGAGGTCCCCGAGGACGAAGCCCTCGGGGTGAGTCTCGACGGCCTGGACGTGGCGATCGCCCGCGACGGCGACGAGTTCTTCGCCGTCCAGGACCTGTGCTCCCACGCTGCCGTTCCCCTCTCCGAGGGCGAGGTGGCCAACTGCACGATCGAGTGCTGGCTGCACGGTTCGACCTTCGACCTGCGCACCGGCAAGCCGACGATCCTCCCGGCCACTGAACCGATCTCCACCTTTGCGGTGGAGGTCCGGGGAGACGAGGTCTTCGTCGACACCAGTGAGCCACTCAACGGCGTCAAGCCCTCCTGA
- the sufD gene encoding Fe-S cluster assembly protein SufD: MTATAENVRSALEVDKVESHLHPEGSLNVDDHTAPTGREEIWRFTPLKRLRGLASDATYASSGTTVATFNTPDGVRVETVSGDDAKALRGISDLVPNTLFGARILAEVPDTLLVDVPANAEVTEPIIVDVTGSDASSTEGAHVALRFGAHSSAVVVLRHTGSASLAQVVEVNVGDGAHASVVSLQDWADDAVHLSHHEAVVGRDASYKHAAISFGGDVVRMDSNVHYAGPGGAAEMLGLYFADAGQHIEHRLFVDHDAPNTKSNAVYKGALQGEGAHTVWIGNVLIRKVAEGIETFEENRNLVLTDGCQADSVPNLEIETGEIAGAGHASATGRFDDNQLFYLRSRGIEENEARRLVVHGFFNELVSRINVPEIEERLLETVEAELSKNVLKAF, translated from the coding sequence GTGACAGCAACAGCCGAGAACGTTCGCTCTGCCCTCGAGGTCGACAAGGTGGAGTCCCACCTGCACCCGGAGGGGTCGTTGAACGTCGACGACCACACCGCGCCGACCGGTCGCGAGGAGATTTGGCGGTTCACCCCGCTCAAGCGCCTGCGTGGCCTCGCCAGCGACGCCACCTACGCCTCGTCGGGGACCACGGTCGCCACCTTCAACACCCCCGACGGTGTCCGGGTCGAGACGGTGTCGGGTGACGACGCCAAGGCCCTCCGCGGGATCAGCGACCTGGTTCCGAACACCCTGTTCGGAGCCCGGATCCTGGCCGAGGTGCCCGACACGTTGCTGGTCGACGTACCGGCCAACGCCGAGGTGACCGAGCCGATCATCGTCGACGTCACCGGCAGCGACGCCAGCAGCACCGAGGGTGCCCACGTCGCACTCCGGTTCGGTGCCCACTCGAGTGCCGTGGTCGTCCTTCGCCACACCGGCAGCGCCTCGCTGGCACAGGTGGTCGAGGTCAACGTCGGTGACGGCGCGCACGCCTCGGTCGTGTCCTTGCAGGACTGGGCCGACGACGCCGTTCACCTGAGCCACCACGAGGCCGTGGTCGGCCGCGACGCCTCCTACAAGCACGCGGCAATCAGCTTCGGCGGCGACGTGGTCCGGATGGACTCCAACGTGCACTACGCCGGTCCGGGTGGAGCTGCGGAGATGCTCGGTCTCTACTTCGCCGACGCCGGCCAGCACATCGAGCACCGGCTCTTCGTCGACCACGACGCGCCCAACACCAAGAGCAACGCGGTCTACAAGGGCGCGCTGCAGGGCGAGGGCGCGCACACCGTGTGGATCGGCAACGTGCTGATCCGCAAGGTCGCCGAGGGCATCGAGACGTTCGAGGAGAACCGCAACCTGGTCCTCACCGACGGCTGCCAGGCCGACTCCGTGCCCAACCTCGAGATCGAGACCGGCGAGATCGCCGGCGCCGGTCACGCCTCGGCAACCGGTCGCTTCGACGACAACCAGCTCTTCTACCTGCGCTCGCGCGGCATCGAGGAGAACGAGGCCCGCCGTCTCGTCGTGCACGGCTTCTTCAACGAGCTGGTCTCGCGGATCAACGTGCCCGAGATCGAGGAGAGGCTGCTCGAGACGGTCGAGGCCGAGCTCTCCAAGAACGTGCTGAAGGCGTTCTGA